ATTTCCAATCCAAAgattttttagaaaattaaacTTGTTATTCCCAACATATTTTCCTTTACAGGAACATGTCTATGGGGCGATCATCATGTTGACAAGTAAAGAAGGGAAGAAGCCTtctgcaaaagaagaagaaacaaagccATTCAACATACAGTAAGAACCACCACTCAATGTTtctgaaaaaggaaaaaaaaaaaaacccaccaCCCAATTCAACTTCAAGGAAACAAACACAGTTTTTTCATGTGTTGGACTACTTGTAAGCAGTACCCAATTGTAAGTTGCACACACTCATTCTTGAGCCTTGTCAAGAGATCAACTTCATAAACTTGTTATATCTCATATGTCATACCAACCCGGAGAAGCTTGCGATGTGGAATCGACAGTATCTTGTCATTTTCCCTTAGATTCTTTCTCAGAAAATTGTAGAGATAGTTAACTACTGCCTTCTTAAGTATAGAGGAATTCTCCTCTGCCACCACTTCTGTTTCTCCCAATAGGTATACCACACCCTTTTCCATTGCTTTCTGTACAAACTCTATCTCTTTCTCAGCTACTCCACTGGATGAATTTGACGACCCAGTTCCAGAATGCGGCACACTAGGCACTTCTTGTTCAGGAGATCCAGATTCTATAACATAAGACTCATAGCGGATGAACTCTTTCAAATTTTGGACCAAATCTTGCTCAAAATCTTCTGATTTGCCTACAACATCATTATATCCATAACGTGCCACACAACGGAAAATTCGAAACTCTTTTTGTTCAACCTGTCTGAAAAGAAAACGTTCCTCGGCTACCACTCTACTGACTGGAAGCCGTTTTATGGAAACAAACACCAAGACTGAGTGTATAGATGGTATATTGGCAACAAAGTGTGGGAATATCGGCGGGATGCCATGTACGAGCTCAGAGTATAGAAAACCTATCCCAGGAATCCTGTTTACATGTGGGTTCTTGACAAGATCTGTGACAAAATCGCCAGAAACTTCGTTTTTAAGCTCAAACATATATCTTTTCCTGTGAACATAGTGCCATATACCCATCATTGACATGAGTACTAGCGACGAAGCCACTGGAAGGTAACCTCCTTGTACGAATTTGTAGAGGACTGACGATAAATATGTGACTTCAGTGGTAGCTAACACTATATAGAATAGTGCTACCAACCAGATGTTTGTTTTCCAAATGAATAACATTATGAGGGTAACCAAATGAGTTGTGATTACCATCACAGAAACCACCGCAATCCCTGCACAAAGTTTTAaattttgaaatgagagtttacagaATGATTATCTGACATATAGGCAATCATCCTTGACGTAACTTACCATATGCATTACCAATCTGTTCGGTAGTCCGGAATATGAGTGTGACTAGAACAGTTGAAATCATAATTAGGTAGTTGAGCTCAGGAATGTAAACCTGTCCTTCAAACTTAGCTGAAGTGTGAACCACTTTAACCCTCGGAAAGGCCCCTAGACTTAGAGCTTGTGTTATGATTGCAAATGCAGCGGATACCATAGCTTGGCTCGCAATAATTGCAGCAGCAACGGCAATGGCGAAGGTTGGCCAATATATTGGCTCTGTCATTTAAGAATAACAAGTCATTTGTTTCTGAAGTTAACCTGATTGCCTGGTTAGAAAGTAATACCCTGATTGTTTGCAGTTTAGATCGACTTACTTGGAACTGACTTGTAGAAAGTATCAGAAACATCACCTGGAAATTTGGAGAGGTATGCAGTTTGCCCAATGTAACAGAACAGTAGTGCAGGAAAAACGATCCCGGAGAAACTAATCTGCAATTCCATGGTAAAGAAAAGTAATTTTTAGCTCATAGATTTTTTTGCTTCTTAGATTTTCCTTCCCTGATCAAGAGTAAAATTTCCAAAACATACTTGAATTGCCCGGACGGAGAAATGGCCGAGATCAGCAAACATAGCTTCAGTCCCTGTTTGATATCATATTTATACTTGACAAATCAGCTGCTGAAAGTATGCATCTTAAATAAACAAAAATGATCAACTTCGCTGACCTGTAATGCACAGCACAGCCCCCCCAAGAGATATCCATGCTGCCTTGCCATTTCGTTGGAAGTAGTATATTATGTACATCGGGTTAAAAGCACGCAAAATAGTCACGTCATGCTTAAATATATTGTAGAGACCAATGCCAGCAATGAAAGTAAACCATAGAAGGATGATTGGAGCAAATGTGCTACCAACTTTGTCTGTGCCAAACTGTTGTGCCGCAAAGAGAAGGATCAAGATTACTACGGAAATTCCCACAACAGCATCTAAGTGttcatacaaaagaaaaatagtcAAAATATAGGACCGTTTCACTCTTATCATATAAAAATTCACTAATAGCGTAGTTCATGGCAGTTCAGCCTAAAATAACATCCTTGATTTCCATTCCAAATCTACCTTGATTGAGAGATGATGTTAACTGCTTGATGCCACCAACCGCAGACAGCACTGTTATTTCATTGTCGTCAGTTACACAGACATACATAAGCAACTAACCCATACAGATATCTGACTGAATTTAGAGTAACCAAGCTCACCCGAGATGCTTGGAGTCAGAATTCCGTCTCCAATAACCATGGAAGTCCCTAAGATTGTGACACAGAAGAGAATAATTGGAATGACTTTACTGCTCTCTAGTGcatcttttatcttttgagctctCCTCAACTGGCTTGACGGTGTATCCAGTTTATAGTGCGAGAGTTCCCTGTCCTCTGGCTGCTGATTAGGTATTAGCCTTACCTTTGCGTAGCGGCATATCAAGGAGTAAAGTGCAAAAGTTCCTCCTACAGGAGCCAATAACTTGTTCAATAACTGTT
This genomic stretch from Papaver somniferum cultivar HN1 chromosome 5, ASM357369v1, whole genome shotgun sequence harbors:
- the LOC113281301 gene encoding potassium transporter 5-like isoform X1; this encodes MEDSVKNTNENGEEMPTTEQVDKGLKDRKVSWAKLRHVDSLNMEAGKVSNGEGHRSKLDWKTTLSLAFQSVGVIYGDIGTSPLYVYSSTFPNGIKNKDDLLGVLSIIIYTIIIVPMSKYVFIVLWANDHGNGGTFALYSLICRYAKVRLIPNQQPEDRELSHYKLDTPSSQLRRAQKIKDALESSKVIPIILFCVTILGTSMVIGDGILTPSISVLSAVGGIKQLTSSLNQDAVVGISVVILILLFAAQQFGTDKVGSTFAPIILLWFTFIAGIGLYNIFKHDVTILRAFNPMYIIYYFQRNGKAAWISLGGAVLCITGTEAMFADLGHFSVRAIQISFSGIVFPALLFCYIGQTAYLSKFPGDVSDTFYKSVPKPIYWPTFAIAVAAAIIASQAMVSAAFAIITQALSLGAFPRVKVVHTSAKFEGQVYIPELNYLIMISTVLVTLIFRTTEQIGNAYGIAVVSVMVITTHLVTLIMLFIWKTNIWLVALFYIVLATTEVTYLSSVLYKFVQGGYLPVASSLVLMSMMGIWHYVHRKRYMFELKNEVSGDFVTDLVKNPHVNRIPGIGFLYSELVHGIPPIFPHFVANIPSIHSVLVFVSIKRLPVSRVVAEERFLFRQVEQKEFRIFRCVARYGYNDVVGKSEDFEQDLVQNLKEFIRYESYVIESGSPEQEVPSVPHSGTGSSNSSSGVAEKEIEFVQKAMEKGVVYLLGETEVVAEENSSILKKAVVNYLYNFLRKNLRENDKILSIPHRKLLRVGMTYEI
- the LOC113281301 gene encoding potassium transporter 5-like isoform X2 encodes the protein MEDSVKNTNENGEEMPTTEQVDKGLKDRKVSWAKLRHVDSLNMEAGKVSNGEGHRSKLDWKTTLSLAFQSVGVIYGDIGTSPLYVYSSTFPNGIKNKDDLLGVLSIIIYTIIIVPMSKYVFIVLWANDHGNGGTFALYSLICRYAKVRLIPNQQPEDRELSHYKLDTPSSQLRRAQKIKDALESSKVIPIILFCVTILGTSMVIGDGILTPSISVLSAVGGIKQLTSSLNQDAVVGISVVILILLFAAQQFGTDKVGSTFAPIILLWFTFIAGIGLYNIFKHDVTILRAFNPMYIIYYFQRNGKAAWISLGGAVLCITGTEAMFADLGHFSVRAIQISFSGIVFPALLFCYIGQTAYLSKFPEPIYWPTFAIAVAAAIIASQAMVSAAFAIITQALSLGAFPRVKVVHTSAKFEGQVYIPELNYLIMISTVLVTLIFRTTEQIGNAYGIAVVSVMVITTHLVTLIMLFIWKTNIWLVALFYIVLATTEVTYLSSVLYKFVQGGYLPVASSLVLMSMMGIWHYVHRKRYMFELKNEVSGDFVTDLVKNPHVNRIPGIGFLYSELVHGIPPIFPHFVANIPSIHSVLVFVSIKRLPVSRVVAEERFLFRQVEQKEFRIFRCVARYGYNDVVGKSEDFEQDLVQNLKEFIRYESYVIESGSPEQEVPSVPHSGTGSSNSSSGVAEKEIEFVQKAMEKGVVYLLGETEVVAEENSSILKKAVVNYLYNFLRKNLRENDKILSIPHRKLLRVGMTYEI